The Haloferax sp. Atlit-12N genome contains a region encoding:
- a CDS encoding MoxR family ATPase, which produces MDISQLHDHSTRVLDEIGRSVVVDRAVLRRILTGVLSQGHVLLEDVPGTGKTLTAQSFATALGLSFSRIQFTPDLLPADVTGTYVFDERDRSFEFSEGPLFANVVLADEINRASPKTQAALLEAMAEGQVTVDGETHPLPDPFFVIATQNPVEQGEGTFPLPEAQKDRFLVKDSLGYPDEAGELELLDRRDARDEPTPTVSRVLSTDLVREMQRVPETVRVDDEIKQYIVDIVRATRENPRIAVGVSPRGCQRLFEVVRATAAVHGRSFVIPDDVKAVVHATVAHRIVPTAEATVDNVERSQLVDDVLADVSVPTVSRAERA; this is translated from the coding sequence ATGGACATCAGCCAACTCCACGACCACAGCACGCGCGTTCTCGACGAAATCGGTCGGTCGGTCGTCGTGGACCGAGCCGTCCTTCGGCGCATCCTCACGGGCGTGCTCTCGCAGGGACACGTTCTCCTCGAAGACGTGCCCGGCACGGGAAAGACGCTGACCGCGCAGAGCTTCGCCACCGCGCTCGGCCTCTCGTTTAGTCGAATCCAGTTCACACCGGACCTCCTCCCCGCCGACGTGACCGGGACGTACGTGTTCGACGAGCGAGACCGGTCGTTCGAGTTCAGCGAGGGCCCGCTGTTCGCAAACGTCGTCCTCGCCGACGAAATCAACCGCGCCTCGCCGAAGACGCAGGCCGCGCTCCTCGAAGCGATGGCCGAGGGGCAGGTGACCGTCGACGGCGAGACGCACCCGCTCCCGGACCCGTTTTTCGTCATCGCAACCCAGAACCCGGTCGAACAGGGCGAAGGGACCTTTCCCCTGCCCGAAGCGCAGAAGGACCGGTTTCTCGTCAAAGACAGCCTCGGATATCCCGACGAGGCGGGCGAACTGGAACTGCTCGACCGCCGCGACGCGCGCGACGAGCCCACGCCGACGGTCTCCCGGGTCCTCTCGACGGACCTCGTCCGCGAGATGCAGCGCGTCCCGGAGACGGTCCGCGTCGACGACGAGATAAAACAGTACATCGTCGATATCGTCCGCGCGACGCGGGAGAACCCCCGAATCGCGGTCGGCGTCTCGCCCCGCGGCTGTCAGCGACTGTTCGAGGTCGTCCGCGCGACGGCCGCCGTCCACGGCCGGAGCTTCGTCATTCCGGACGACGTGAAAGCCGTCGTCCACGCGACGGTCGCCCACCGAATCGTCCCGACCGCCGAGGCGACGGTCGACAACGTCGAGCGGAGCCAACTCGTCGACGACGTGCTCGCCGACGTCTCCGTCCCGACGGTCAGTCGTGCAGAGCGAGCGTGA
- a CDS encoding glycosyltransferase, with the protein MDHDRLADKDLLVVSHGYKHFVKSQVDVLAEYFDSVTVCVRYNWFADVASRLPVGGGEGFGKDAKIATTDVPDNVHVIETPLMYLPVDAQREHLLGQQHARKVRKKLADHPVSFDLIHCHMTWTSGYVGARLKEELGIPYVLTVHANRNWFQTQLDSDNARLKRAWTDADRLVRVNRRDRSKLETYNDDVVHIPNGYDTDVFERVSTTAARERLGINDDTPVVFALGTLKPRKGFQHLMRAMTRVRDSEPEARLVIGGQGGMRDELESLAAELGIDDRTDLLGYVESETLNDWMNAADVFVLPSYSESFGVVQLEAMACGTPVVATKNGGSEEVVTSDDYGFLVEGPESHDELADAVVDALHKRWDADAIQAYANECTWENVCEDIADLYVEVLGENGTQTVAAAR; encoded by the coding sequence ATGGACCACGACCGATTGGCCGATAAGGACCTCCTCGTCGTCTCACACGGCTACAAGCACTTCGTCAAGTCACAGGTCGACGTGCTCGCGGAGTACTTCGATTCCGTCACCGTCTGCGTCAGGTACAACTGGTTCGCCGACGTGGCGTCTCGCCTCCCCGTGGGCGGCGGCGAGGGGTTCGGAAAAGACGCCAAAATCGCCACGACGGACGTGCCCGACAACGTACACGTCATCGAGACCCCGCTTATGTACCTCCCGGTCGACGCGCAGCGCGAGCACCTCCTCGGACAGCAACACGCCCGGAAAGTCCGCAAGAAACTGGCGGACCATCCCGTCTCGTTCGACCTGATTCACTGCCACATGACGTGGACCTCCGGGTACGTCGGCGCGCGTCTGAAAGAGGAACTCGGCATCCCGTACGTCCTCACCGTCCACGCCAATCGCAACTGGTTCCAAACACAGCTCGACTCCGACAACGCCCGGCTGAAGCGAGCGTGGACCGACGCCGACCGACTCGTTCGCGTCAACCGGCGCGACCGCTCGAAACTGGAGACCTACAACGACGACGTGGTCCACATCCCCAACGGCTACGACACCGACGTGTTCGAGCGCGTCTCCACCACCGCGGCCCGTGAGCGACTCGGCATCAACGACGACACGCCCGTCGTGTTTGCGCTCGGGACGCTGAAACCGCGGAAGGGCTTCCAACACCTGATGCGAGCGATGACGCGAGTCCGCGACTCCGAACCCGAGGCGCGACTCGTCATCGGCGGGCAGGGCGGCATGCGCGACGAACTCGAATCGCTCGCCGCGGAACTCGGTATCGACGACCGGACCGACCTGCTCGGCTACGTCGAGTCGGAGACGCTCAACGACTGGATGAACGCGGCCGACGTGTTCGTCCTCCCGAGCTACAGCGAGAGCTTCGGCGTCGTCCAACTGGAGGCGATGGCCTGCGGGACGCCCGTCGTCGCGACGAAGAACGGCGGAAGCGAAGAGGTCGTCACGAGCGACGACTACGGCTTCCTCGTCGAGGGGCCGGAGTCGCACGACGAACTCGCCGACGCCGTCGTCGATGCCCTCCACAAGCGGTGGGACGCGGACGCGATTCAGGCGTACGCGAACGAGTGCACGTGGGAGAACGTCTGCGAGGACATCGCCGACCTCTACGTCGAGGTCCTCGGCGAAAACGGAACACAGACCGTCGCGGCCGCGCGGTAA
- a CDS encoding Gfo/Idh/MocA family protein, which yields MTDDTVAAGVIGVGSMGQNHARVYDELGDTELVGVFDVDDDRAESVADDYGTTARSMDDLLDAADIVSVVVPTQFHYENAKRALESGVNVLVEKPFVEDPENGQELIDIADERDLVLQVGHIERFNPAVRALRDLVDDLDIHAVSTERLGPPVDRAIDDTVVMDLMIHDLDIVLDIVDGAVDSYDAVGTPDCSHANANLAFDSGVTASLTTSRVTQEKVRGLTISAADCRVKVDYIDQNIEIHRSSVPSYIDDESLVRHRHENFVETLAVEQVEPLQSELRSFANAASTGTEPVVDGEQGLRVLKLTKKLDETARETLDDGAPLTPTVD from the coding sequence ATGACTGACGACACCGTCGCGGCCGGCGTCATCGGCGTCGGAAGCATGGGACAGAACCACGCCCGGGTGTACGACGAACTGGGCGACACGGAACTCGTCGGCGTCTTCGACGTCGACGACGACCGAGCCGAGTCCGTCGCGGACGACTACGGGACGACCGCGCGGTCGATGGACGACCTCCTCGACGCGGCGGACATCGTCTCTGTCGTCGTGCCGACGCAGTTCCACTACGAGAACGCGAAGCGCGCCCTCGAATCGGGCGTCAACGTCCTCGTCGAGAAACCGTTCGTGGAAGACCCCGAGAACGGACAGGAACTCATCGACATCGCCGACGAGCGGGACCTCGTGTTGCAGGTCGGTCACATCGAGCGGTTCAACCCGGCGGTTCGCGCCCTCCGCGACCTCGTCGACGACCTCGATATCCACGCGGTCTCGACCGAGCGACTCGGGCCGCCCGTCGACCGCGCCATCGACGACACGGTCGTGATGGACCTGATGATTCACGACCTCGACATCGTCCTCGACATCGTCGACGGCGCGGTCGACTCGTACGACGCCGTTGGAACGCCGGACTGCAGCCACGCGAACGCGAACCTCGCGTTCGACTCCGGGGTGACGGCGTCGCTCACGACGAGTCGCGTCACCCAAGAGAAGGTTCGGGGTCTCACTATCTCGGCGGCCGACTGCCGCGTGAAGGTCGACTACATCGACCAGAACATCGAGATTCACCGCTCGTCGGTCCCCTCGTACATCGACGACGAGTCGCTCGTCCGCCACCGTCACGAGAACTTCGTGGAGACGCTCGCAGTCGAACAGGTCGAACCCCTCCAGAGCGAGCTGCGGTCGTTCGCGAACGCCGCTTCGACCGGAACGGAGCCCGTCGTGGACGGCGAGCAGGGGCTTCGAGTGTTGAAGCTGACGAAGAAACTCGACGAGACCGCGCGGGAAACACTCGACGACGGGGCCCCATTGACCCCCACGGTCGACTGA
- a CDS encoding oligosaccharide flippase family protein: protein MKRNMVTAFLSIFGGRIFIVLSSVVLTPLLITTLGFELYGRYGTLTAVFGISTILMSSGINSGARKFLAEDRSISDWQTHVFGYYFRLGTVLAVLTALAFAAAARFGVVTRFLGPEYVVGFYGLAGLTIATQFREYARRSLMGLKQEHLSEPLRVFNKVGTRLALIGIAYLGYEIGGLMIGLIVVNSLVALLALWWVRKNISLRGVFSTTPRGFPTKELFSFNHLSVVYMLFLTSMYHVDVLMLASHVTETRVGYYKSALVISQFLWVIPRSIQSMLVQSVSDLWADERIDQINEIASRVTRYGMLVIVLLSLGLAALAKDFVPLYLGSGSMPVVTPLLILLPGTIGFAVVRPILAISHAKADMKPLIAATGAAAVLNIILNVILIPRHGILGAAVATTIGYSSLPVFNLASARYLGFKPFSDARLVRVLATGFISGVPIFLLSMTIESSLLALVVVPTIGLLVFVTVAFVVGAVDADEALDLLSSLPDPVGSRATAIRARRGGGSGTAGTPAWGNEPWADRHKNTLQRVLLVAGVLLSLSGVALAVGVPSVGIAPSVDGDSPVPQVNNTTPVTDTPMPTTDTPVTTTPATETTTGTTDTATATATNTTSPPSNTTTTESDDGGGWFWGGDDDDDDDDDSGDGDDQTTTSSPTATETPTNDTTTATETPSNNTTTTSTATTTSTTTSSPTTTSTSTATETPSDNTTTATTTSSPTTTDTATTTTSETTTTTDTATTTTTDTTTTDTTTTATNTTTTETTSTDTTTTDTTTTTTDTTTTETTTTDTTTDTTTSTDTDTATTDTSTTDTATTTTETTTTSNTTDSGSTLLMAQPLSAVEWFDLQSSPLGGSPWFHSVLFVGIVALAGRNAV, encoded by the coding sequence ATGAAGCGGAACATGGTCACCGCGTTCCTCTCCATCTTCGGGGGACGAATCTTCATCGTGCTGTCCTCGGTGGTGCTCACGCCGCTTCTCATCACGACGCTCGGGTTCGAGCTGTACGGTCGCTACGGTACGCTCACCGCGGTCTTCGGCATCTCGACTATCTTGATGAGTTCCGGCATCAACAGCGGTGCCCGGAAGTTCCTCGCCGAAGACCGCTCGATTTCGGACTGGCAGACCCACGTGTTCGGCTACTACTTCCGCCTCGGGACGGTCCTCGCGGTGCTGACCGCGCTCGCGTTCGCCGCCGCCGCGCGGTTCGGCGTCGTCACCCGGTTCCTCGGCCCCGAGTACGTCGTCGGCTTCTACGGCCTCGCCGGACTCACCATCGCGACGCAGTTCCGCGAGTACGCCCGCCGGTCCCTGATGGGGCTCAAACAGGAACACCTCTCGGAGCCGCTTCGAGTGTTCAACAAGGTCGGGACCAGACTCGCCCTCATCGGCATCGCTTACCTCGGATACGAAATCGGGGGGCTGATGATCGGCCTCATCGTCGTCAACAGCCTCGTCGCGCTCCTCGCGCTGTGGTGGGTCCGCAAGAACATCTCGCTTCGCGGCGTCTTCAGCACGACGCCGCGCGGCTTTCCGACGAAAGAACTGTTCAGTTTCAACCACCTCTCGGTGGTCTACATGCTGTTTCTCACGTCGATGTACCACGTCGACGTGCTGATGCTGGCGTCCCACGTCACGGAGACGCGCGTCGGCTACTACAAGTCCGCGCTGGTCATCAGCCAGTTCCTCTGGGTCATCCCCCGGTCGATTCAGTCGATGCTCGTGCAGTCCGTCTCGGACCTGTGGGCGGACGAACGAATCGACCAGATAAACGAAATCGCCTCCCGAGTCACCCGCTACGGGATGCTCGTCATCGTCCTCCTGTCGCTCGGGCTGGCGGCGCTCGCGAAGGACTTCGTCCCGCTGTACCTCGGTTCCGGGTCGATGCCCGTCGTCACGCCGCTTCTCATCCTGCTCCCGGGGACCATCGGCTTCGCGGTCGTTCGCCCTATCCTCGCCATCAGCCACGCGAAGGCTGACATGAAACCCCTCATCGCGGCGACCGGAGCCGCGGCGGTTCTGAACATCATCTTGAACGTGATTCTCATCCCGCGTCACGGCATTCTCGGGGCCGCCGTGGCGACGACTATCGGCTACTCCTCGCTCCCGGTGTTCAACCTCGCTAGCGCGCGCTACCTCGGGTTCAAGCCCTTTTCCGACGCTCGACTCGTGCGAGTGCTCGCGACGGGGTTCATCTCCGGAGTCCCCATCTTCCTGCTCTCGATGACCATCGAGAGCAGTCTCCTCGCGTTGGTCGTCGTCCCGACTATCGGCCTCCTCGTCTTCGTGACGGTGGCGTTCGTGGTCGGGGCCGTGGACGCCGACGAGGCGCTGGACCTGCTGAGTTCGCTTCCCGACCCAGTCGGTTCCCGCGCCACAGCGATTCGCGCCCGCCGCGGCGGCGGTAGCGGCACCGCCGGGACCCCCGCGTGGGGCAACGAACCCTGGGCCGACCGGCACAAAAACACGCTGCAACGCGTCCTGCTCGTCGCCGGTGTCCTGCTTTCGCTCTCCGGCGTCGCGCTCGCCGTCGGCGTCCCCAGCGTCGGCATCGCTCCCTCGGTCGACGGCGACTCGCCGGTGCCGCAGGTGAACAACACCACCCCGGTCACCGACACGCCGATGCCGACGACCGATACGCCGGTGACGACGACGCCGGCAACCGAGACGACCACGGGGACGACCGACACGGCGACGGCGACAGCGACGAACACGACCAGTCCGCCGTCGAACACGACGACGACCGAGTCGGACGACGGTGGCGGGTGGTTCTGGGGTGGTGACGACGACGATGACGACGATGACGACAGCGGTGATGGCGACGACCAGACGACCACCTCCTCGCCGACAGCGACGGAGACGCCGACGAACGACACGACGACGGCGACAGAGACACCGTCGAACAACACGACGACCACCTCGACGGCAACCACCACTTCGACGACCACCTCATCGCCGACGACTACCTCGACCTCGACAGCGACGGAGACGCCGTCGGACAACACGACGACGGCGACGACCACCTCGTCACCGACGACGACGGACACGGCGACCACGACAACGTCTGAGACGACGACCACGACCGATACGGCCACGACAACGACCACCGACACGACGACCACAGATACAACGACGACAGCGACGAATACAACCACGACCGAGACAACGAGCACGGATACGACGACCACAGACACGACGACGACAACGACGGACACAACCACGACCGAGACGACGACCACGGATACGACGACCGACACGACGACTTCCACCGACACCGACACCGCAACGACGGACACGTCCACGACCGATACCGCGACGACAACGACCGAGACCACGACGACGTCGAACACGACCGACAGCGGGTCGACGCTCCTGATGGCACAACCCCTTTCGGCGGTCGAGTGGTTCGATTTGCAGTCGTCTCCGCTCGGCGGGTCACCGTGGTTCCACTCGGTTCTGTTCGTGGGAATCGTGGCGCTTGCCGGTCGAAACGCGGTCTAA
- a CDS encoding MarR family transcriptional regulator — protein sequence MSYARAAFVLVLLVLSGAVVPAPVLAIDDETTNETSIQGTFTNTVPVDQSRESTFLWASERNTLSVEFDAPNESNIYEVCVRNGAGERLDCTDKGVSSGTQTVEFTYESLSKFEGSSNISVVLWNSFPGQSEQIASDTVNVTILQKDGDIDGDKLSNANELSNNTSMFLMDTDKDSLEDGAEVKNYGTSPTTPDTDGDGLNDAAELSNSLEPTDPDTDGDGIPDGVEMRLGTPPNDSTADTDGDGLDDAYEYEHGTDPVDPDTDGDGLNDGLERKLGTDATDGSTTPMLVFTGGTLLGVVAVGGRWFLASSEYQIESPLSASQLSDPDGAEADAEDDTSGSPPEPPEFDQDELQQSSQPVLTDEDKVIQLLRDNGGWVYQSKIVEQTGWSKSKVSRLLSSMDEFGKVEKISVGRQNIVAEEGSMPEGAGSPFDE from the coding sequence ATGTCGTACGCCCGAGCGGCGTTCGTTCTGGTTCTGCTCGTTCTCTCCGGCGCAGTCGTCCCCGCGCCGGTGCTGGCGATAGACGACGAGACAACCAACGAAACGTCCATCCAAGGGACGTTCACGAACACGGTCCCGGTCGACCAGTCGAGGGAGTCGACGTTCCTCTGGGCGTCCGAACGCAACACGCTCTCGGTCGAGTTCGACGCCCCGAACGAGTCGAACATCTACGAGGTGTGCGTGAGAAACGGGGCCGGCGAGCGTCTCGACTGCACCGACAAGGGCGTCTCGTCCGGCACGCAGACCGTCGAGTTCACGTACGAATCCCTTTCCAAATTCGAGGGGTCGAGCAACATCTCCGTCGTCCTCTGGAACAGCTTCCCGGGACAGTCGGAGCAGATTGCCAGCGACACGGTCAATGTCACGATACTCCAGAAGGACGGCGACATCGACGGCGACAAACTCAGCAACGCGAATGAACTGTCCAACAACACCTCGATGTTCCTCATGGACACCGACAAGGACAGCCTCGAAGACGGGGCCGAGGTGAAGAATTACGGGACGTCCCCCACGACGCCCGACACGGACGGCGATGGGCTGAACGACGCGGCAGAACTGTCGAACTCGCTGGAGCCGACAGACCCCGACACGGACGGCGACGGCATCCCCGACGGCGTCGAGATGCGACTCGGAACGCCGCCGAACGACAGCACCGCCGACACGGACGGCGACGGACTGGACGACGCGTACGAGTACGAACACGGGACCGACCCCGTCGACCCCGACACGGACGGCGACGGGCTGAACGACGGGCTCGAGCGGAAGCTCGGAACGGACGCCACCGACGGCAGCACGACCCCGATGCTCGTGTTCACCGGCGGGACGCTGCTCGGGGTCGTCGCCGTCGGCGGTCGCTGGTTCCTCGCCTCGTCGGAGTACCAGATCGAATCGCCGCTGTCGGCGTCTCAGCTGTCCGACCCGGACGGAGCCGAAGCGGACGCGGAAGACGACACATCGGGGTCGCCACCGGAGCCGCCGGAGTTCGACCAAGACGAACTCCAGCAGTCGTCACAACCCGTCTTGACCGACGAGGACAAAGTCATCCAACTGCTCCGCGACAACGGCGGCTGGGTCTACCAAAGCAAAATCGTCGAGCAGACGGGCTGGTCGAAATCGAAGGTCAGCCGACTGCTGTCGAGCATGGACGAGTTCGGGAAGGTCGAGAAGATATCGGTCGGCCGGCAGAACATCGTCGCCGAGGAGGGGTCGATGCCCGAGGGTGCGGGGTCGCCGTTCGACGAGTGA
- a CDS encoding DUF58 domain-containing protein, which translates to MTTPRQTNRWRGVVAVSLVVAAAGLLAKRQELLLLSTVGVVFAAYHRAVPMPTPNLSLDRRVDTASPASGDEVEIEVAVTNEGDETLYDCRVVDGVPPALSVTDGPARRGMVLRPGETRTFSYAVEAERGRHAFDDATAIVRDPSGDREVELDVRAADETELDCTTEITKPPRRSQTLDTVGSVAASGTGSGIEFQQTRSYRRGDPVSQIDWKRYASSGELTTVDFREEQAASILVLVDARAVAYRGSPGETHAVDAGVSAAAQLTTSLLKGRNHVGLAALSAEDCFRAPGAGREHRLRLRKLLSGHSAFAATPTDTDNSVDEQVESYLGRLGEQTQILFVSPVCDDAAVEVARRFDGHGHAVTVVSPDATGNETPGERLAVAERRNRLRALRQVDIPVIEWSLDDPLALAIDAQRRVRT; encoded by the coding sequence GTGACGACGCCACGACAGACGAACCGCTGGCGGGGCGTCGTCGCCGTCTCGCTCGTCGTCGCGGCCGCCGGGTTACTGGCGAAGCGGCAGGAACTCCTCTTGCTCTCGACGGTCGGCGTCGTCTTCGCGGCGTACCACCGAGCCGTCCCGATGCCGACGCCGAATCTGTCCCTCGACCGCCGGGTCGACACCGCCTCACCGGCGAGCGGCGACGAGGTCGAAATCGAAGTCGCGGTGACGAACGAGGGCGACGAGACGCTGTACGACTGCCGAGTCGTCGACGGGGTCCCGCCGGCGCTCTCCGTCACGGACGGCCCGGCGAGGCGCGGAATGGTGCTTCGCCCCGGCGAGACGCGGACGTTCTCGTACGCCGTCGAAGCCGAACGCGGGCGGCACGCGTTCGACGACGCGACCGCCATCGTCCGCGACCCCAGCGGTGACAGGGAGGTCGAACTCGACGTTCGCGCCGCGGACGAGACGGAACTCGACTGCACGACCGAGATTACGAAGCCGCCGCGTCGGTCACAGACGCTCGACACCGTCGGCAGCGTCGCCGCGAGCGGGACGGGCTCGGGCATCGAGTTCCAACAGACGCGGTCGTACCGCCGCGGCGACCCGGTCAGCCAAATTGACTGGAAGCGGTACGCCTCGTCGGGTGAGTTGACGACCGTCGACTTCAGGGAAGAGCAAGCGGCGTCAATCCTCGTCCTCGTCGACGCGCGGGCGGTCGCGTACAGGGGGTCGCCCGGAGAGACGCACGCCGTCGACGCCGGGGTGTCCGCCGCGGCGCAGTTGACGACCTCCCTACTGAAAGGCCGGAATCACGTCGGCCTCGCGGCGCTCTCGGCCGAAGACTGCTTCCGAGCGCCGGGCGCGGGACGGGAACACCGACTTCGGTTACGGAAACTGCTTTCGGGGCACTCGGCGTTCGCCGCGACGCCGACGGACACGGACAACTCGGTCGACGAACAGGTCGAATCGTACCTCGGACGGCTCGGCGAACAGACGCAGATTCTCTTCGTTTCGCCCGTCTGTGACGACGCCGCCGTCGAGGTGGCGCGCCGGTTCGACGGGCACGGGCACGCGGTCACGGTCGTCTCGCCGGACGCGACGGGGAACGAGACGCCCGGCGAGCGCTTGGCGGTCGCAGAGCGCCGGAACCGACTGCGGGCGCTCCGGCAGGTCGATATCCCCGTCATCGAGTGGTCGCTCGACGACCCGCTCGCGCTCGCAATCGACGCACAGCGGAGGGTTCGAACGTGA
- a CDS encoding glycosyltransferase, whose protein sequence is MPTVSVIIPTYNRAADLPRAIDSALDQTLSDVEVIVVDDASTDDTASVVTAYDDPRVNYLVHETNQGGSAARNTGIEVATGDYVALLDSDDEWAPTKLERQVETLERRDDDWVAAYCGTTILDDADANPLVERVKSVLGTHDSREGAEGGEELIKEILMENLHTSAGSTLVVESEVVERIDGFDESFDRYQDTEFLIRVLKEGKLAYVDEPLLRRYPSGGPSADAVRRANAHFLKTFAEDVVELETRGYDVTGTHQYALAAQYLREGRFDTGLAYLRAGSTPGPAQLPGLVYSVVRGVQNRVDA, encoded by the coding sequence ATGCCCACAGTGAGCGTCATCATCCCCACGTACAACCGCGCGGCTGACCTCCCGCGCGCCATCGACAGCGCGCTCGACCAGACGCTGTCGGACGTCGAAGTCATCGTCGTCGACGACGCCTCCACGGACGACACAGCGTCGGTCGTCACCGCCTACGACGACCCGAGAGTGAACTACCTCGTCCACGAGACGAATCAGGGGGGAAGCGCCGCCCGGAACACCGGAATCGAGGTCGCCACCGGCGACTACGTCGCGCTCCTCGACTCCGACGATGAGTGGGCACCGACGAAGCTCGAACGACAGGTCGAGACGCTCGAACGACGTGACGACGACTGGGTCGCCGCCTACTGCGGGACGACTATCCTCGACGACGCGGACGCCAACCCGCTCGTGGAGCGCGTCAAATCCGTTCTCGGAACACACGACTCCCGGGAGGGCGCGGAAGGCGGCGAGGAACTCATCAAGGAGATTCTCATGGAGAACCTCCACACCAGCGCGGGCTCGACGCTCGTCGTCGAGTCCGAGGTAGTCGAGCGAATCGACGGGTTCGACGAGTCGTTCGACCGCTACCAGGACACCGAGTTCCTCATCCGCGTCCTGAAGGAAGGAAAGCTCGCCTACGTCGACGAACCCCTGTTGCGGCGGTACCCCTCCGGCGGACCGAGCGCGGACGCCGTCCGGCGGGCCAACGCGCACTTCCTCAAGACGTTCGCCGAGGACGTAGTGGAGTTAGAGACCCGCGGCTACGACGTCACGGGCACTCACCAGTACGCGCTCGCCGCGCAGTACCTCCGCGAGGGACGGTTCGACACGGGACTGGCGTACCTGCGCGCAGGCTCGACACCCGGGCCGGCGCAGCTCCCCGGTCTCGTCTACAGCGTCGTCAGAGGCGTTCAGAACAGAGTGGACGCGTAA
- a CDS encoding DUF4129 domain-containing protein, whose protein sequence is MNSDVLVTLGLALVCLFVVGSAAGSLESAVDSSPSEAIDLDYSSLPLDKGDANDIKREYQTLTDDPSQQEHSGQQTKQSDRSSASGPDDGDSDDTSDSSDSEQNQAGGSKETPGEQDPLESLIETLLALLSRLVELLVGVIAVVALVLVARYRDRIAARLSPMIPHFRGDESPVEERTEGGFDAPPEPQNEVTEAWYEMVERLRLDDRQLLTPRERAAIARENGADANSVWSLTELFEEVKYGGAPVTEDRRRRARECLERLGSSGGRDQS, encoded by the coding sequence ATGAACAGTGACGTGCTCGTCACGCTCGGACTGGCTCTCGTGTGTCTGTTCGTCGTCGGTTCGGCGGCCGGTTCGCTCGAATCGGCCGTCGATTCCTCGCCGAGCGAGGCGATAGATCTTGACTACTCCTCGCTTCCGCTCGACAAGGGCGACGCCAACGACATCAAACGCGAGTACCAGACGCTGACAGACGACCCGAGTCAGCAGGAACACAGCGGTCAACAGACGAAGCAGTCGGACCGGTCGAGCGCGAGCGGTCCTGACGACGGGGACAGCGACGACACGTCCGACAGTTCGGACTCCGAGCAGAATCAAGCGGGAGGCTCGAAAGAGACGCCGGGCGAACAGGACCCGCTGGAGAGCCTCATCGAAACCCTGCTCGCGCTCCTCTCGCGCCTCGTCGAACTGCTCGTCGGAGTCATCGCGGTGGTCGCCCTCGTGCTCGTCGCTCGGTATCGAGACCGCATCGCGGCGCGACTGTCGCCGATGATCCCCCACTTCCGCGGGGACGAGTCTCCGGTGGAAGAACGCACCGAAGGCGGGTTCGATGCGCCGCCCGAACCGCAGAACGAGGTCACCGAAGCGTGGTACGAGATGGTCGAGCGCCTCCGACTCGACGACCGACAGTTGCTCACGCCGCGAGAGCGGGCGGCCATCGCCCGCGAGAACGGAGCCGACGCGAACTCGGTGTGGTCGCTCACCGAGTTGTTCGAGGAGGTCAAATACGGCGGCGCGCCGGTGACTGAAGATCGACGCCGGCGCGCGCGGGAGTGTCTCGAACGACTCGGGTCATCCGGGGGGCGAGACCAGTCGTGA